A portion of the Candidatus Pristimantibacillus lignocellulolyticus genome contains these proteins:
- a CDS encoding MarR family transcriptional regulator has translation MSSDHPAAIDVIHVLMRSTHYIQREFQYQLSELNTPYQLTGPRLRLLSVVSEHGSIRMNELANQLGIKARTVTDFVDALEQDKLLVRIPDPTDRRATLIQLTELAQSNIEQVLAYQAKVADHVLENLSAEQRKQLFDLILQLTNNKDLPETCDENSRLT, from the coding sequence ATGAGTTCAGATCATCCAGCGGCTATTGACGTTATTCATGTATTAATGAGATCAACCCACTATATTCAAAGAGAGTTCCAATATCAATTATCAGAACTTAATACTCCTTATCAACTTACAGGCCCTAGATTACGATTACTTTCTGTCGTTTCCGAACATGGCAGTATTCGTATGAATGAATTAGCCAATCAATTAGGTATTAAAGCCCGTACGGTTACAGATTTCGTTGACGCGCTTGAACAAGATAAACTTCTAGTTCGTATTCCTGATCCGACTGATCGACGAGCTACATTAATTCAACTTACGGAACTTGCACAATCTAATATTGAGCAAGTGCTTGCTTACCAAGCTAAAGTTGCAGATCATGTGCTAGAAAATCTTTCTGCGGAACAGCGTAAACAGTTATTTGACCTTATCTTACAGTTAACTAATAATAAAGATCTACCTGAAACATGTGATGAAAATTCTAGATTAACTTGA
- a CDS encoding YheC/YheD family protein produces the protein MTYVSRTIKSKWLKTKWLLEHRELSKYVPHTTLFNKSNLDMMLSRYSTVYFKPTEGTGGFGIIRIDTNENGYHTQYNSEKNQFSTTEGLFQHLFLFANDYSFILQKGIDLTKVNNNPFDVRVMVQKTNKGSWVSSAVSVKIGQSGKVVTNYHQGGKLAFFHETMLGAGFDAYTTENIDGLLQNIGVTTGEHFEHYYNDFKELALDVAIDSTGYPWILEVNTRPQIAPLKTLNDQTLYHRALSYAKQYGRTK, from the coding sequence ATGACATATGTGAGTAGAACAATTAAAAGTAAATGGCTCAAGACAAAGTGGTTATTAGAACATCGAGAGTTAAGTAAATATGTACCTCATACCACGCTATTCAACAAATCAAATCTTGATATGATGTTATCTAGGTATTCTACTGTTTATTTCAAGCCAACAGAAGGTACTGGAGGATTTGGTATTATTAGAATTGATACCAATGAAAACGGCTACCATACACAATACAATTCAGAAAAAAACCAATTTTCTACAACAGAGGGTTTATTCCAACATTTATTTTTATTTGCTAATGATTACTCATTTATACTACAAAAAGGAATAGATCTAACTAAGGTCAATAATAATCCTTTCGATGTCAGAGTAATGGTTCAAAAAACAAATAAAGGTAGTTGGGTGAGTTCTGCTGTTTCAGTGAAAATTGGACAATCCGGAAAAGTAGTTACTAATTATCATCAAGGTGGGAAACTAGCCTTTTTCCATGAAACTATGTTAGGCGCTGGGTTTGATGCTTACACGACAGAAAATATCGATGGTCTATTACAAAATATTGGTGTTACCACTGGAGAGCATTTTGAGCATTATTATAATGACTTCAAAGAACTAGCACTTGATGTAGCGATAGATTCCACTGGTTACCCTTGGATTCTCGAGGTAAATACACGACCACAAATTGCCCCATTAAAAACATTGAATGATCAAACACTTTATCATAGAGCACTTTCATATGCTAAGCAATACGGAAGAACTAAGTAA
- a CDS encoding DNA-binding protein — MQVFEDWNQKVKTTFNETSREAVLTVMEAGKILGLSKDHMKLYVEKNRLTKVPISRSVHRYLLLKSEIEHIAQTNKVTK; from the coding sequence ATGCAGGTTTTTGAGGACTGGAATCAAAAGGTAAAGACTACGTTTAATGAAACTAGTAGGGAAGCAGTACTTACGGTTATGGAGGCAGGTAAAATTCTTGGCCTTTCCAAAGACCATATGAAGCTTTATGTGGAAAAAAACCGCTTGACTAAAGTTCCTATTTCAAGAAGCGTACACCGCTATCTTCTCTTGAAAAGTGAGATTGAACATATTGCTCAAACGAATAAAGTAACGAAGTAA
- the tyrS gene encoding tyrosine--tRNA ligase → MNIIDELEWREAINQQTDAEGLRELTKEKAVSLYCGVDPTGDSMHIGHLIPFMMLKRFQLAGHRPVILIGGATGTIGDPSGRQSERSLQTLEEVQANVEALTAQMKRLFVTDGDNQVRMVNNYDWTHKINVIDFLRDYGKNFSINTMLAKDVVSSRLDSGISFTEFAYQILQSLDYLHLFQNEDVQLQIGGSDQWGNITSGLDLIRKKEGSEAKAFGLTIPLMLKADGTKFGKTAGGAIWLDPNKTTPFEFYQFWANTDDRDVVKYLKYFTFLDKETVESLAEKVQTEPHKREAQKALAEEMTKFVHGDEMLEQAKRITAALFSGDIRSLTADEIEQGFKEMPTFTVDKESKNIIDWLVDIGIEPSKRQAREDITKGAISMNGEKVADVEFTVTADHAIGGRFIIIRKGKKNYSLVKLT, encoded by the coding sequence ATGAATATTATTGACGAATTAGAATGGCGCGAAGCGATTAACCAACAGACTGATGCTGAAGGTTTACGTGAATTAACTAAAGAAAAGGCAGTTTCACTTTATTGCGGTGTAGATCCAACAGGTGACAGTATGCATATCGGACATTTGATTCCATTTATGATGCTGAAAAGATTCCAATTGGCAGGACACCGTCCAGTTATTCTAATTGGTGGTGCAACAGGTACAATTGGTGATCCAAGTGGTCGTCAATCTGAACGTTCTTTGCAAACATTGGAGGAAGTTCAAGCTAACGTTGAGGCACTAACAGCACAAATGAAAAGACTATTTGTAACTGATGGAGACAACCAAGTTCGTATGGTTAATAACTACGACTGGACACATAAAATCAATGTGATTGATTTCTTACGTGATTACGGTAAAAACTTTAGCATTAATACAATGCTTGCCAAAGATGTTGTATCAAGCAGACTTGATAGTGGTATCTCATTCACTGAATTTGCGTACCAAATTCTACAGTCACTTGATTACTTGCATCTATTCCAGAATGAAGACGTTCAGCTTCAAATTGGTGGTTCAGATCAATGGGGTAACATTACAAGTGGACTTGACCTAATTCGTAAAAAAGAAGGATCTGAAGCGAAAGCATTTGGCCTTACAATTCCATTAATGTTGAAAGCTGATGGCACGAAATTCGGTAAAACAGCTGGTGGAGCGATTTGGCTTGATCCTAATAAAACAACACCGTTCGAATTCTACCAATTCTGGGCGAATACAGATGATCGTGATGTTGTGAAATATTTGAAATACTTCACGTTCTTAGATAAAGAGACTGTTGAATCTTTAGCTGAGAAAGTTCAAACTGAGCCTCATAAACGTGAAGCACAAAAAGCATTAGCGGAAGAAATGACGAAGTTTGTACACGGTGATGAGATGCTAGAACAAGCTAAGCGCATTACTGCAGCATTATTCAGTGGAGATATTCGTTCACTAACTGCTGATGAAATTGAACAAGGCTTCAAAGAGATGCCAACATTCACAGTAGATAAAGAATCTAAAAATATTATTGACTGGTTAGTTGATATCGGTATTGAGCCATCTAAACGTCAAGCACGTGAAGATATTACAAAAGGTGCGATCTCGATGAATGGTGAGAAAGTAGCAGATGTAGAATTTACTGTTACTGCTGATCACGCAATTGGCGGACGCTTCATTATTATTCGTAAGGGGAAGAAGAATTACAGTCTTGTAAAATTAACCTAA
- a CDS encoding beta-lactamase family protein — MNTNTLSHEIKPYDVSSCIIHYGGEIIYHYEKSLHASSKLMPINSCTKSIVSALFCIAMDQQLIPSPNTRITQFFPQLQHDQDMRKQTITLEHLLTLTAGFHWTEFGGTNSFPKMTRSSDWITYVLQQPISDEPGTVMVYNSGVSQLLAAILVQSTGMSITQYADTHLFGPLGIEQYDWKIDPQGIHTGGYGLQLSAYDMLKFGLLYLNKGVWSHKRLISEKMVSHSTRASIAVNPPERGFYGWHWWSDSVPVKSITGESIISDLHYYYARGFGGQFIIIVPTLDAVIVLTREQRKKGLSPLDFFRIHIATMLMSHHHASTL; from the coding sequence ATGAATACCAATACATTGTCACACGAAATTAAGCCATATGACGTTAGTAGCTGTATCATCCATTACGGTGGAGAAATCATATATCATTATGAAAAATCACTTCATGCATCTTCTAAACTAATGCCAATTAACTCATGCACGAAAAGTATTGTTTCTGCGCTATTCTGTATTGCTATGGATCAACAGTTAATCCCTTCACCGAACACACGCATTACTCAGTTTTTCCCGCAGTTGCAACATGATCAAGATATGCGAAAACAAACGATTACTTTAGAGCATTTACTAACTCTTACAGCAGGATTTCATTGGACTGAATTTGGAGGAACTAATTCTTTTCCAAAAATGACTAGATCCTCGGATTGGATAACGTATGTGCTCCAGCAACCGATATCTGATGAACCTGGAACCGTTATGGTCTACAATTCTGGTGTTTCACAATTACTAGCTGCAATACTCGTTCAGTCTACAGGGATGAGCATAACTCAATACGCCGATACTCATCTATTCGGCCCACTTGGCATTGAACAATACGATTGGAAAATTGACCCTCAAGGGATTCATACTGGTGGGTATGGATTGCAACTTTCTGCATACGATATGCTGAAGTTTGGACTGCTTTACTTAAATAAGGGAGTATGGAGTCATAAGAGGCTTATTTCTGAAAAGATGGTTAGTCATTCTACTCGAGCCTCTATTGCTGTAAATCCACCTGAGCGTGGTTTCTACGGTTGGCATTGGTGGTCTGATTCCGTTCCTGTAAAGAGCATAACTGGAGAGTCTATTATAAGTGACCTACACTATTATTATGCTAGAGGATTTGGTGGGCAATTTATTATTATTGTTCCAACATTAGATGCCGTCATCGTATTAACTCGTGAGCAACGTAAGAAAGGTTTATCACCGTTAGATTTCTTCCGTATACATATCGCTACTATGCTAATGTCTCATCATCATGCTTCAACATTGTAG
- a CDS encoding universal stress protein yields MFNKILVAIDSSTMSKKVLETAMQFANDQQAEITLMHVGKEFILPQGVVVADITTIKREMRQMGIDLLDSAKADLAKQGFEVETYYTEGSAPRLIVGYATKEQFDIIIIGSRGLGNIKEMMLGSVSHKVSKLSTCPVLIVK; encoded by the coding sequence ATGTTTAACAAGATTCTAGTTGCGATTGATAGTTCTACTATGAGTAAGAAAGTTTTAGAAACAGCAATGCAATTTGCAAATGACCAACAAGCTGAGATTACATTAATGCATGTGGGGAAAGAGTTTATACTTCCGCAAGGCGTTGTTGTAGCAGATATTACAACGATCAAAAGAGAAATGCGACAGATGGGTATTGATCTACTAGATAGCGCCAAGGCGGATTTGGCTAAACAAGGATTCGAAGTAGAAACGTATTATACAGAAGGTAGTGCTCCACGTCTAATTGTAGGCTATGCGACAAAAGAACAATTCGATATCATTATCATTGGCAGTCGTGGGCTTGGAAATATTAAAGAAATGATGCTTGGTAGCGTTAGTCATAAAGTATCCAAATTAAGTACCTGTCCTGTTCTAATCGTGAAATAG